A single region of the Chloroflexota bacterium genome encodes:
- a CDS encoding fumarylacetoacetate hydrolase family protein yields MKLLLFDDYRPGVLKGDRVVDISRALPQVDRQGLPPVLCAEGLMETLIDRFGELRPKIEQIVASEGGVPISSVRIRPPLPRPSNALCAFSNYQDRPMATASPLDFFHKSATSIVGDGDTVELPDIPEAEVFHPEPELAYVIGRAAKKVREADALNYVFGYLNFVDISARGIPNRRTTFFHKALETWAPMGPVITTADEIPDPQHVQVRLWLNGDLKQDYSTSAMTYPIRAQIEWLSQYLTLKPGDVISCGVHHVGLSPINDGDRVEMECEGMERLHFTIRSYGPRKTAHWRPPGVPG; encoded by the coding sequence ATGAAGCTCCTGCTTTTCGATGACTATCGACCCGGCGTGCTCAAGGGCGACCGCGTGGTCGACATCTCCAGAGCGCTGCCGCAGGTCGATCGCCAAGGTCTCCCGCCCGTTCTTTGCGCCGAGGGACTGATGGAGACGCTGATCGACCGTTTCGGTGAGCTGCGCCCGAAGATCGAGCAGATCGTCGCGTCGGAGGGAGGCGTGCCCATCAGCTCGGTTCGCATTCGCCCGCCTCTACCCCGGCCGAGCAACGCCCTGTGCGCCTTCTCCAACTACCAGGACCGACCGATGGCGACGGCGTCGCCCCTCGACTTCTTCCACAAGAGCGCCACCAGCATCGTCGGAGACGGCGATACGGTGGAGCTGCCCGACATCCCGGAGGCGGAGGTCTTCCACCCCGAGCCGGAGCTGGCGTACGTAATCGGCCGCGCCGCGAAGAAGGTCCGCGAGGCGGACGCGCTCAACTACGTGTTCGGCTATCTGAACTTCGTCGACATCTCCGCGCGTGGCATCCCGAACCGGCGAACGACGTTCTTTCACAAGGCGCTCGAGACGTGGGCGCCGATGGGACCGGTCATCACGACCGCGGACGAGATCCCGGACCCGCAGCACGTCCAGGTCCGCCTCTGGCTCAACGGGGACCTCAAACAGGACTACAGCACTTCGGCCATGACCTATCCGATCCGCGCCCAGATCGAGTGGCTCAGCCAGTACCTCACCCTCAAGCCCGGCGACGTGATCTCGTGCGGCGTGCACCACGTGGGCCTCTCACCCATCAACGACGGGGATCGGGTGGAGATGGAGTGCGAGGGGATGGAGCGCCTGCACTTCACGATCCGGTCGTACGGGCCGCGCAAGACGGCGCACTGGCGGCCGCCCGGCGTTCCGGGTTGA
- a CDS encoding isochorismatase family cysteine hydrolase: protein MDLAGIEVLGSLEERVAPRHTALLIVDMQNDYCSPGGASDRNGRDLSQIEAIVPSMARLIDSARQATVPIFFTKYTLGPGGAGLSGPEILRRGANFKGVESTIKGTWGHDLISGLPHDVATDVVIEKRRLSSFTGTDLDLLLSARGVKTIVIGGVVTQGCVESTARDAANYDYYVAVVEDCVASTDPEAHATALRSMATVLRYPEAVTTSDRIRAIWSSRR, encoded by the coding sequence ATGGACCTCGCCGGCATCGAAGTGCTTGGATCCCTGGAGGAACGAGTTGCGCCACGCCACACGGCGCTTCTCATCGTTGATATGCAGAACGACTACTGCTCGCCGGGCGGGGCAAGCGACCGAAATGGGCGCGACCTGTCGCAGATTGAGGCGATAGTGCCGTCGATGGCCCGGCTGATCGACTCGGCGCGACAAGCCACGGTTCCGATCTTCTTCACAAAGTACACGCTGGGGCCCGGCGGCGCTGGCCTCTCCGGGCCGGAGATTCTGCGGAGAGGGGCCAACTTCAAGGGAGTCGAGAGCACCATCAAGGGCACATGGGGACACGATCTCATCTCCGGGCTCCCGCACGACGTGGCGACAGACGTGGTCATCGAAAAGCGACGCCTTTCGTCTTTTACGGGCACCGACCTCGACCTCCTCCTTTCCGCCCGCGGCGTCAAGACGATCGTGATCGGCGGCGTGGTCACGCAGGGATGTGTGGAATCCACCGCGCGGGACGCCGCCAACTACGACTACTACGTCGCGGTGGTCGAGGACTGCGTCGCGTCGACGGATCCCGAGGCCCATGCGACGGCGCTGCGGTCGATGGCGACGGTCCTTCGCTACCCGGAGGCCGTGACGACGAGCGACCGCATTCGGGCGATCTGGTCGTCGCGGCGATGA
- a CDS encoding TAXI family TRAP transporter solute-binding subunit, with protein MLTIPRVIRQPVVMRSRLMLEVASELVAADEWTEKQVLIHFRAQGATEWPVRFFASDAPNSIDALLANEADVAICNPGGVLAMAVRGAGPFKEPVPLRAIMVLPQFDQFGFAVMERTGLKSLADLRDARYPLRLSLRGQRDHSVHMIASQVLAVYGISFDDIDRWGGQVRYDSEFPDGPNRIGAVERGEVDAIFDEAMPMYANRALELGMRFLPVDEPQLQQLERMGLQRVAITREEFPALKEDVWTVDFSGWPVFTLASTSDHIVESFCAALEARKDRIPWYGEGPMRLDLMCKNTREGPLTIPLHPAAERFWRSRGYL; from the coding sequence ATGCTGACCATCCCACGCGTCATTCGTCAACCGGTCGTCATGCGGTCGCGGCTCATGCTCGAGGTAGCGTCGGAGCTGGTTGCGGCGGATGAGTGGACCGAGAAGCAGGTGCTGATCCATTTTCGTGCGCAGGGCGCAACCGAATGGCCGGTGCGATTCTTTGCGAGCGACGCGCCGAACTCCATCGACGCCCTCCTGGCCAACGAAGCGGACGTGGCGATCTGCAATCCGGGGGGCGTGCTCGCGATGGCCGTCCGGGGGGCCGGTCCGTTCAAAGAGCCCGTTCCCCTTCGAGCGATCATGGTGCTCCCCCAGTTCGACCAGTTCGGATTCGCGGTGATGGAGCGCACCGGCTTGAAGTCCCTGGCGGACCTCCGCGATGCGCGTTATCCGCTGCGGCTCTCGCTCCGAGGCCAGCGCGACCATTCCGTTCACATGATCGCCAGCCAGGTCCTCGCCGTCTACGGCATCTCCTTCGACGATATCGACCGGTGGGGTGGTCAGGTGCGGTACGACAGTGAGTTTCCGGATGGCCCAAATCGGATCGGAGCGGTCGAGCGCGGCGAGGTGGACGCCATCTTCGACGAGGCGATGCCGATGTACGCGAACCGTGCCCTCGAGCTGGGGATGAGGTTCCTTCCCGTCGACGAGCCGCAGCTTCAGCAGCTGGAGCGGATGGGCCTCCAGCGAGTCGCCATCACGCGCGAAGAGTTCCCCGCTCTCAAAGAGGACGTGTGGACGGTCGATTTCAGCGGCTGGCCCGTGTTCACGCTGGCGAGCACCTCAGACCACATTGTGGAATCGTTTTGCGCGGCCCTGGAGGCGCGGAAGGACCGGATCCCGTGGTACGGCGAGGGACCCATGCGGCTCGACCTGATGTGCAAGAACACGCGGGAGGGCCCCCTCACCATTCCCCTGCACCCGGCGGCGGAGCGATTCTGGCGGAGCCGCGGGTATCTGTGA
- the trmD gene encoding tRNA (guanosine(37)-N1)-methyltransferase TrmD codes for MDILTLFPEMFEGPFRASIVQRAQDQGLVTITIHNLRDWAHDRHRTVDDTPFGGGPGMILKPEPIFEAADDLCTPSSEIVLLTPNGEPLRQTTVVELATREHLLLICGHYEGVDDRVGEYLATRQISIGDYVLSGGEIPAMVIVDAVVRLLPGAVGCASSCREEAFSEGILEYPQYTRPREYRGHEVPEILLSGNHQAIERWKRREALRRTLLRRPDLLTPAQREELERD; via the coding sequence ATCGACATCCTCACGCTCTTCCCGGAGATGTTCGAGGGGCCGTTTCGCGCCAGCATCGTCCAGCGCGCTCAGGACCAGGGACTGGTGACGATCACCATCCACAATCTGCGGGACTGGGCCCACGACCGGCATCGCACCGTCGACGACACGCCGTTCGGCGGGGGGCCGGGGATGATTCTGAAACCGGAGCCGATCTTCGAGGCGGCCGACGACCTGTGCACGCCATCGTCCGAGATCGTCCTCCTCACACCCAACGGGGAGCCGCTTCGACAGACGACAGTCGTCGAGCTCGCGACCCGCGAGCACCTCCTGCTGATCTGCGGGCATTACGAGGGTGTGGACGATCGAGTCGGCGAGTATCTGGCTACCAGGCAGATCTCGATCGGCGACTACGTGCTGAGCGGAGGAGAGATCCCAGCGATGGTGATCGTCGACGCGGTCGTTCGCCTGCTCCCCGGCGCGGTTGGCTGCGCGAGCTCGTGCCGGGAGGAGGCGTTCAGCGAGGGCATCCTCGAATACCCGCAGTACACCCGGCCGCGCGAGTACCGGGGCCACGAGGTGCCGGAGATTCTTCTCTCCGGGAACCACCAGGCGATCGAACGGTGGAAGCGACGAGAGGCGCTGCGCCGCACGCTGCTTCGGCGGCCGGATCTTCTGACCCCGGCCCAGCGCGAGGAACTCGAGCGCGATTGA
- a CDS encoding glycosyltransferase, translated as MNASIVIRAKNEARDIGDTLERIQRQTSVPQFETIVVDSGSSDGTVEIARQYGTRIIEIPAASFTYGRALNIGIAAARGEFVVALSAHALPTTDAWLAKLLEPFADPSVGAVYGRHVPRENATRLELFGMRLSGVTSDRPRRQHRDMMFSNANGAFRRHLAVKHPFDERLPGAEDLAWADWIERHGWVVCYEPAAAVFHSHGESLGRLVRRMIHDQPTIWGLKLGILARREAPRAAPAPAYRE; from the coding sequence GTGAACGCCTCGATCGTCATTCGGGCGAAGAACGAGGCCCGGGACATTGGCGACACACTCGAGCGAATTCAACGACAGACATCGGTTCCCCAATTCGAGACCATCGTGGTGGACTCGGGCTCGAGCGATGGAACGGTGGAGATCGCCCGCCAGTACGGCACAAGGATCATTGAGATCCCTGCCGCGTCATTCACCTACGGCCGTGCGCTGAACATCGGCATCGCCGCGGCGCGGGGTGAGTTCGTCGTGGCATTGAGCGCCCACGCGCTGCCCACCACCGACGCGTGGCTCGCCAAGCTGTTGGAGCCCTTCGCGGATCCGTCGGTCGGCGCGGTCTACGGGCGACACGTCCCTCGGGAGAACGCCACGCGGCTCGAGCTCTTCGGCATGCGCCTTTCGGGCGTGACGAGCGACCGGCCGCGACGGCAGCATCGGGACATGATGTTCTCGAACGCGAATGGCGCGTTTCGGCGCCACCTCGCAGTCAAACACCCCTTCGACGAGCGACTGCCCGGGGCGGAAGACCTTGCGTGGGCCGACTGGATCGAGCGCCACGGCTGGGTCGTCTGCTACGAGCCGGCGGCAGCAGTGTTCCACTCCCACGGCGAATCGCTGGGACGCCTCGTACGGCGCATGATCCACGACCAGCCCACGATCTGGGGGCTGAAGCTGGGCATTCTGGCGCGGCGTGAGGCGCCGCGCGCCGCGCCAGCTCCCGCGTACCGAGAGTAG
- a CDS encoding metallopeptidase family protein: MICSRWRFWCLVEQACGALPKHVRRRLRNVAVVVEDGPPVGEDGDTLGYYQGTPIGERGLSYSMVLPDKISIYRAPLLAACRSQRELRQEIQLTVLHEVGHYFGLGEDDIPF, from the coding sequence GTGATCTGTTCCCGCTGGCGCTTCTGGTGCCTGGTTGAGCAAGCGTGCGGGGCTCTCCCGAAGCACGTCCGTCGACGCCTGCGCAACGTGGCCGTCGTCGTGGAAGACGGGCCGCCGGTCGGTGAGGACGGTGACACACTCGGCTACTATCAAGGAACGCCGATCGGCGAGCGCGGATTGAGCTACTCGATGGTCCTGCCGGACAAGATCAGCATTTATCGGGCGCCCCTCCTGGCCGCCTGCCGTAGTCAACGCGAGCTCCGTCAGGAGATTCAGCTCACCGTGCTGCACGAGGTCGGCCACTATTTCGGACTTGGCGAGGACGACATTCCCTTCTAA
- a CDS encoding GNAT family protein, with translation MLPTRAGRLVLVREVEQDDLPLVWEWENDSEMGLYLNADPGKRMSMDEVKRRFQQYRTDPTSGLFIISTLSGQAIGMLGFDRLYRDIGTCRLFIGIGVKDYWGQGYGSEAMRLALQYFFRDVRIQKVQLSVYDFNTRAIASYRKCGFEVEGVRRNIAYVQGEWCDSIEMAITVEQFDRLEPLWGLTQPTPLDEETERPELVLETGHGKPDA, from the coding sequence ATGCTCCCAACTCGCGCAGGTCGCCTGGTGCTCGTCCGCGAGGTCGAACAGGACGACCTGCCCCTTGTGTGGGAATGGGAAAACGACAGCGAGATGGGTCTGTATCTGAACGCCGATCCGGGCAAGCGGATGTCGATGGACGAGGTGAAGCGCCGATTTCAGCAGTACCGAACGGACCCGACCAGCGGCCTCTTCATCATCAGTACGCTGTCGGGACAGGCGATCGGGATGCTCGGCTTCGACCGCCTGTACCGGGACATCGGCACGTGCCGATTGTTCATCGGCATCGGCGTCAAGGACTACTGGGGGCAGGGATACGGCTCTGAAGCGATGCGGCTCGCGCTCCAGTACTTCTTTCGAGACGTCCGCATTCAGAAGGTCCAGCTCAGCGTGTATGACTTCAACACGAGGGCCATCGCCTCATACCGAAAGTGCGGGTTCGAGGTCGAGGGCGTGCGCAGGAATATCGCCTATGTCCAGGGCGAGTGGTGCGACAGCATCGAGATGGCCATCACAGTCGAGCAATTCGACCGTCTCGAGCCGCTCTGGGGTCTGACTCAACCCACACCGTTGGACGAGGAGACCGAGCGCCCCGAGCTTGTGCTCGAAACGGGGCACGGCAAACCGGACGCTTGA